A window of uncultured Litoreibacter sp. contains these coding sequences:
- a CDS encoding glycosyltransferase family 25 protein translates to MKTFVIHLERATARKAQVDHIVAHTPDAEILPASDGAAMSGAARAAIYPGPAQFWPAYPFELSPGEIGCFESHKTAWQQMVEDDLPRALIVEDDVHIDAAAFDAALTLAKRHSDDWGYIQFQVRDIKGPCEELARDGNVALVRPEIIPLRTSAQLVSLTAAKALLAVSGQIDRPVDAFLQMRWHTGVDVACVVPSGVSDRTAETGGSTLSQKRGIWQELKVSVPRLLYRRRIKALSRR, encoded by the coding sequence ATGAAGACATTTGTGATCCATCTAGAACGCGCGACCGCCCGCAAGGCGCAGGTCGACCATATTGTGGCGCATACGCCTGATGCCGAAATTCTGCCTGCCAGCGACGGCGCGGCGATGAGCGGCGCGGCGCGCGCCGCCATTTACCCCGGCCCCGCGCAGTTTTGGCCTGCCTACCCGTTTGAGTTGAGCCCTGGCGAGATTGGCTGTTTTGAAAGCCACAAAACGGCCTGGCAACAGATGGTGGAGGATGATTTGCCCCGCGCGTTGATTGTTGAAGATGACGTGCATATTGACGCGGCGGCCTTCGACGCTGCGCTGACCCTGGCCAAGCGGCATTCGGATGATTGGGGCTACATCCAGTTTCAGGTGCGAGACATCAAAGGGCCGTGCGAAGAACTGGCGCGGGACGGCAACGTGGCGCTGGTGCGGCCGGAGATCATCCCGCTTAGGACCTCCGCCCAGCTGGTCAGCCTTACCGCTGCCAAGGCCCTGCTGGCGGTGTCAGGCCAGATTGACCGACCCGTGGACGCCTTTTTGCAGATGCGGTGGCATACGGGTGTTGACGTGGCATGCGTGGTGCCATCCGGCGTGTCGGATCGCACGGCGGAGACCGGCGGCAGCACCTTGTCACAGAAGCGGGGCATTTGGCAGGAGCTGAAGGTCAGCGTGCCGCGGCTTTTGTACCGCCGCCGGATCAAGGCCTTGTCGCGGCGTTAG
- a CDS encoding ATP-binding cassette domain-containing protein, with product MQTPAVDPAQIVSDQTPLQLFGRLWRGYLRKHIWWLALAMGLMIIEGSTLGILSYMLQPMFDVVFVEGKSDLAFYVALGIFLLFVVRAFSGLFQRVIMTRTSYLASTELQIELLGHTLDLDNGFHSRTSPGALIERVQGDVTAIQGLWNIIITGAGRDFISLISLMAVAISIDWKWAAIAVVGAPVLLLPSIIVQRYIRRKSHVLREIAGKRTTRLDEIFHGVTPIKLNRMESYQNTRFAELSGQWVRSTVKAVAGQATVPGLVDVAVGLGFFCVLLFGGPEIASGEKTVGQFMSFFAAMSLAFQPLRRLADVAGYWQVMQASLSRIFGLMDTKPEVKDTAKPGTAIPTDSTVTFDDVSLSYGDLPVLKNLSLTIPKGTTTALVGQSGAGKSTVFNVLTRLIDAQTGSVKIGGTNIADLKLDQLRSMFSVVSQDALLFDETLRENILLGRTDVTDAQLADVLKAANVTNFLKSMPDGLDTQVGPRGSNLSGGQRQRVAIARALLRNTPILLLDEATSALDAESEKVVQTALDKLAKGRTTLIIAHRLSTIRNADQIVVLDQGELAERGTHDELLAKKGIYANLHGLQFRTDDQPAPAKPRAVLPSQTGPAVAVLPYHNRPKWTMTNIALDDLDWPLGRPARLKHGTVADMDRADHLLIYSRKQVYWQPRPTLKPNVSVMILEPEAIHGKHLKLAKRHHRRFHRILTHSPVLLDTINNARALAPAATMLTTWPAQPAPKQHMASLIASKKKDQPGHKLRHDIVDLIREKSLDVDIMGRGYKAFDNKADGLLPYRYSVVIENTQGHGYYTEKLIDAALCRTVPIYWGAPDIADHFDTDGMIICQSADDIAAALATMSEDDYASRADAIEHNFHTAEAQANLHAHAASLLLNT from the coding sequence GTGCAAACACCGGCCGTAGACCCCGCACAAATCGTGTCTGACCAGACGCCCCTGCAGCTGTTCGGGCGGCTTTGGCGCGGCTATTTGCGCAAGCATATCTGGTGGCTGGCCCTGGCGATGGGGCTGATGATCATCGAGGGCAGCACCTTGGGCATCCTCAGCTACATGCTGCAGCCGATGTTCGACGTGGTGTTTGTCGAGGGCAAGTCGGACCTCGCCTTCTACGTCGCCCTCGGGATTTTTCTGCTCTTCGTGGTGCGCGCGTTTAGCGGGCTGTTCCAGCGGGTGATTATGACCCGCACGTCCTATCTGGCCTCCACCGAGCTGCAGATCGAGCTGCTCGGCCACACGCTGGATCTGGACAACGGCTTCCATTCCCGCACCTCGCCCGGCGCGCTGATTGAGCGGGTGCAGGGCGACGTCACCGCCATTCAGGGGCTGTGGAACATCATCATCACCGGGGCCGGGCGGGACTTCATCTCGCTGATCTCGCTGATGGCCGTGGCCATCTCCATCGACTGGAAATGGGCCGCCATTGCGGTGGTCGGCGCGCCGGTGCTGTTGCTGCCATCGATCATCGTGCAGCGCTACATTCGGCGCAAAAGCCACGTGCTGCGCGAGATTGCCGGCAAACGCACCACCCGGCTGGACGAGATTTTCCACGGCGTCACCCCGATCAAGCTCAACCGGATGGAAAGCTACCAGAACACCCGGTTTGCCGAGCTGTCGGGCCAATGGGTCCGCTCCACCGTCAAGGCCGTGGCGGGGCAGGCCACCGTGCCGGGGCTCGTCGATGTCGCCGTGGGGTTGGGCTTTTTCTGCGTGCTGCTGTTCGGCGGGCCGGAAATTGCGTCAGGCGAGAAAACCGTCGGCCAATTCATGTCCTTCTTCGCCGCCATGTCGCTGGCGTTCCAGCCGCTGCGCCGGTTGGCGGATGTGGCGGGCTACTGGCAGGTGATGCAGGCCAGCCTCTCGCGTATCTTCGGGCTGATGGACACCAAGCCCGAGGTCAAGGACACCGCCAAACCCGGCACGGCGATCCCCACCGACAGCACCGTCACCTTTGACGATGTCAGCCTGTCCTATGGCGACCTGCCCGTCCTGAAAAACCTCAGCCTGACCATCCCGAAAGGCACCACAACCGCGCTGGTGGGCCAATCGGGGGCCGGCAAAAGCACCGTGTTCAACGTGCTGACCCGGCTAATTGATGCGCAAACCGGCAGCGTCAAAATCGGCGGCACCAACATTGCGGATCTGAAGCTGGATCAGCTGCGGTCCATGTTCTCGGTCGTCTCTCAGGACGCGCTGTTGTTCGATGAAACGCTGCGCGAAAACATCCTGCTTGGGCGCACGGATGTCACGGATGCGCAATTGGCCGATGTGCTGAAGGCGGCCAATGTCACCAACTTCCTCAAATCCATGCCGGATGGGTTGGACACGCAGGTCGGCCCGCGCGGGTCAAACCTGTCAGGGGGGCAGCGCCAGCGGGTGGCAATCGCGCGCGCGTTGCTGCGCAACACTCCGATCCTGCTGCTGGACGAGGCGACATCCGCCCTGGACGCGGAATCGGAAAAGGTCGTGCAGACCGCCCTGGACAAGCTTGCCAAGGGCCGCACCACGCTGATCATCGCGCATCGGCTCTCAACCATCCGCAACGCCGACCAGATTGTCGTGCTCGATCAGGGGGAGCTGGCGGAACGCGGCACCCATGATGAATTGCTGGCCAAAAAGGGCATCTACGCCAATCTGCACGGGCTGCAATTCCGCACCGATGACCAACCCGCCCCGGCAAAACCCCGCGCCGTTTTGCCGTCGCAAACGGGTCCGGCGGTTGCCGTGCTGCCCTATCACAACCGCCCCAAATGGACGATGACCAATATCGCGCTTGATGATCTCGATTGGCCGCTCGGCCGCCCCGCCCGGTTGAAGCACGGCACCGTGGCAGACATGGATCGCGCCGACCATTTGCTGATCTACTCGCGCAAACAGGTCTATTGGCAGCCCCGCCCGACGCTGAAGCCGAACGTATCGGTGATGATACTCGAGCCCGAGGCGATCCATGGCAAACACTTGAAATTGGCCAAACGCCATCACCGCCGGTTCCACCGCATCCTGACCCACAGCCCCGTTCTGCTGGACACCATCAACAACGCCCGCGCCCTCGCGCCTGCGGCGACGATGCTGACCACCTGGCCCGCGCAACCCGCGCCCAAGCAACATATGGCGTCGCTCATTGCGTCGAAGAAGAAAGACCAACCCGGCCACAAACTGCGCCACGACATTGTCGATCTGATCCGCGAAAAGTCGCTTGACGTGGACATCATGGGGCGCGGCTATAAGGCCTTTGACAACAAGGCGGACGGGTTGCTGCCCTACCGCTACTCGGTCGTGATCGAGAACACACAAGGGCACGGCTACTACACGGAAAAGCTGATCGACGCCGCGCTCTGCCGGACGGTTCCGATCTATTGGGGCGCGCCCGATATTGCGGACCATTTTGACACCGATGGGATGATCATCTGCCAATCCGCAGACGATATCGCCGCCGCATTGGCCACCATGTCAGAAGACGACTATGCCAGCCGCGCCGACGCGATCGAGCACAATTTTCACACCGCCGAAGCGCAGGCCAACCTGCATGCCCATGCGGCCTCGTTGCTGCTGAACACCTAA
- a CDS encoding aspartate-semialdehyde dehydrogenase yields MGYKIAVVGATGNVGREMLNILAERQFPVDELAALASRRSLGTEVSFGDKTLTTKDLDTFDFTGWDMALFAVGSEATKKYAPNAAKAGCVVIDNSSLYRYDPDIPLIVPEVNPEAVMQYSNKNIIANPNCSTAQMVVALKPLHDRARIKRVVVSTYQSVSGAGKDGIDELWDQTKSIYNPTDDKPAKKFTKQIAFNVIPHIDVFMDDGSTKEEWKMVAETKKIVDKDIKVTATCVRVPVFVGHSEAVNIEFEDFLDEDEARDILREAPGVMVIDKREDGGYVTPIECVGDFATFISRIRQDSTIENGLNLWCVSDNLRKGAALNAVQIAELLGNRVLKKG; encoded by the coding sequence ATGGGCTACAAAATCGCCGTCGTTGGCGCCACCGGTAACGTGGGCCGCGAAATGCTGAACATCCTGGCGGAACGCCAGTTTCCCGTAGACGAATTGGCCGCGCTCGCGTCGCGCCGTTCGCTTGGTACAGAAGTTAGCTTTGGCGATAAGACACTCACGACGAAGGACCTGGACACGTTCGACTTCACCGGCTGGGACATGGCGTTGTTTGCCGTTGGTTCCGAGGCCACGAAGAAATACGCGCCGAACGCCGCCAAGGCGGGCTGCGTGGTGATCGATAACTCGTCGCTTTATCGCTACGACCCGGACATCCCGCTGATCGTGCCGGAGGTGAACCCCGAGGCCGTGATGCAGTATTCCAACAAGAACATCATCGCGAACCCGAACTGTTCGACCGCGCAGATGGTGGTGGCGTTGAAGCCGCTGCATGACCGCGCGCGGATCAAACGCGTCGTTGTCAGCACCTACCAGTCCGTGTCGGGCGCCGGCAAAGACGGCATTGACGAGCTGTGGGACCAGACCAAGTCGATCTACAACCCGACCGACGACAAACCCGCCAAGAAATTCACCAAGCAGATCGCGTTCAACGTGATCCCGCATATTGATGTGTTCATGGATGACGGCTCTACCAAGGAAGAGTGGAAGATGGTCGCGGAGACGAAGAAGATCGTCGACAAAGACATCAAAGTGACGGCGACCTGCGTGCGGGTGCCGGTCTTTGTAGGGCACTCGGAAGCGGTCAACATCGAGTTCGAAGATTTCCTGGACGAAGACGAGGCGCGCGACATCCTGCGTGAGGCGCCGGGCGTCATGGTGATCGACAAGCGCGAAGACGGCGGCTACGTCACGCCGATTGAATGCGTGGGCGACTTTGCCACGTTCATCAGCCGCATCCGCCAGGATTCGACCATCGAGAATGGTTTGAACCTGTGGTGCGTGTCCGACAACCTGCGCAAAGGGGCCGCGTTGAATGCGGTGCAGATCGCAGAGCTGCTGGGCAACCGGGTGCTGAAGAAGGGCTAG
- a CDS encoding glycosyltransferase family 4 protein has translation MPELYVTNFNRNFTGVSATIAGVVAAQEYDLALVGEALPGVAAPVSKRQALAMCRAAPQGRAFSIWHVRRNTEMRAGIWARDVLRRPVKLVFTSAAQRRHSAFPRWLISKMDAVIATTDRAAEFVPHVRAVVPHGVDTARFAPSSDRDAAWSALGYGGARGVACVGRIRPEKGTDRFVDTMLEVLPNVPDVTALVIGKAGSGDQAFLAGLKAKVAEAGLAERLLFVGEIDGAAMPAMMRALSLLVPLPRYEGYGMTPLEAMASATPFVASDAGYFRAFSAQGKAGLVVEPENAAQEVSALLSAPERLAEMSASARRVACDSYGIETEAAGIARVYEELWSAGA, from the coding sequence ATGCCTGAGCTGTACGTGACCAATTTCAACCGCAACTTCACCGGCGTTTCGGCGACGATTGCGGGGGTTGTGGCGGCGCAGGAATATGACCTGGCGTTGGTGGGCGAGGCGTTGCCGGGGGTCGCCGCGCCGGTGTCGAAGCGGCAGGCCCTTGCGATGTGCCGCGCCGCGCCGCAGGGGCGGGCGTTCTCCATCTGGCATGTGCGGCGCAACACCGAGATGCGGGCGGGGATCTGGGCGCGGGACGTGCTGCGGCGGCCTGTGAAGCTGGTGTTCACCAGCGCGGCGCAACGGCGGCATTCGGCGTTCCCGCGGTGGCTGATTTCAAAGATGGACGCGGTGATTGCGACGACGGACCGCGCGGCGGAGTTTGTGCCGCATGTGCGCGCGGTGGTGCCGCATGGGGTGGATACAGCGCGATTTGCGCCTTCGTCCGACCGCGACGCGGCTTGGTCGGCGCTGGGATATGGCGGCGCGCGGGGGGTGGCGTGCGTTGGGCGGATCAGGCCGGAGAAAGGCACCGACCGATTTGTGGACACGATGTTGGAGGTGTTGCCGAACGTGCCCGACGTGACGGCGCTTGTGATTGGGAAAGCAGGGTCCGGGGATCAGGCGTTTCTGGCGGGATTGAAAGCCAAGGTTGCGGAGGCGGGGCTGGCGGAGCGGTTGTTGTTTGTGGGCGAGATTGACGGCGCGGCGATGCCAGCGATGATGCGGGCACTGTCGCTGCTGGTGCCGCTGCCGCGATATGAGGGCTACGGGATGACGCCGCTGGAGGCGATGGCGTCCGCCACGCCGTTCGTGGCCAGTGACGCCGGATATTTCCGCGCCTTTTCGGCGCAGGGCAAGGCCGGGCTGGTGGTCGAGCCGGAGAACGCGGCGCAGGAGGTCAGCGCGTTGCTGTCCGCGCCCGAGCGGTTGGCGGAGATGTCGGCCTCGGCCCGGCGGGTGGCTTGTGATAGCTACGGGATCGAGACGGAGGCGGCGGGGATCGCGCGCGTCTATGAAGAGCTTTGGAGCGCCGGCGCATGA